The proteins below are encoded in one region of Streptomyces sp. NBC_00490:
- the htpG gene encoding molecular chaperone HtpG has translation MSTETFEFQVEARQLLELMIHSVYSNKDVFLRELVSNASDALDKLRLAALRDDSLDVDLSDLHIQIDVDPKARTLTVRDNGIGMSYDEVGTLIGTIANSGTAALLKELEDAQDEAGAEGLIGRFGIGFYAGFMVADEMTLVTRRLGESSGTRWSSRGEGTYSLEKVEEAPQGTSVILHLKPADPENQLHDYTSTWKIKEIVKRYSDFITWPIRLVPQAGDGAETTEPETLNSRKALWARSREEVSADEYHELYKHVSHDWRDPLETIRLQAEGTFEYQSLLFLPAHAPHDLFTRDFRRGLQLYVRRVLIMDDCEALLPPYLRFVKGVVDAQDLSLNVSREILQQDRHIRMIQRRLTKKVLSSVKEMKARDPEKYATFWREFGAVLKEGLLGAPDNRDAILAVASFVSTHEADEPTTLQQYVERMKDGQEHIYYLTGESRQSIENSPHMEVFKARGVEVLLLTDPVDEVWVDAVGEFEGKQLRSVAKGEIDLDVQGGDQEDSAGDEQDESYAGLLEWMKEQLGEEVKDVRLSTRLTVSPACVVSDAHDLTPALENMYRAMGQEVPVTKRILELNPAHALVRGLRQAHAEQEDRAELAETAQLLHGLAVLAEGGQPNEPARFVKLVAERLERTLR, from the coding sequence ATGTCCACCGAAACGTTTGAGTTTCAGGTAGAGGCCCGTCAGCTCCTAGAGCTGATGATCCATTCGGTCTACTCGAACAAGGACGTCTTCTTGCGGGAGCTCGTCTCCAACGCCTCGGACGCGCTCGACAAACTGCGCCTGGCCGCCCTGCGCGACGACAGTCTCGACGTGGACCTGTCCGACCTGCACATCCAGATCGATGTAGATCCCAAGGCCCGTACGCTCACTGTGCGGGACAACGGCATCGGGATGTCGTACGACGAGGTCGGCACGTTGATCGGCACCATTGCCAACTCCGGCACGGCCGCCCTCCTCAAGGAACTGGAGGACGCCCAGGACGAGGCCGGCGCGGAGGGGCTGATCGGCAGGTTCGGCATCGGGTTCTACGCCGGATTCATGGTGGCCGACGAGATGACTTTGGTGACCCGGCGCCTCGGCGAGAGCAGCGGCACGCGCTGGTCGTCCCGCGGGGAGGGCACCTACTCGCTGGAGAAGGTCGAGGAAGCGCCCCAGGGCACGTCCGTAATCCTCCATCTCAAGCCCGCCGACCCCGAGAACCAGCTGCACGACTACACCTCCACCTGGAAGATCAAGGAGATCGTCAAGCGGTACTCGGACTTCATCACCTGGCCGATCCGCCTCGTCCCCCAGGCCGGTGATGGCGCGGAGACGACCGAGCCGGAGACGCTGAACTCGCGTAAGGCCCTGTGGGCACGCTCTCGCGAGGAGGTCTCGGCTGATGAGTACCACGAGTTGTACAAGCACGTCAGCCACGACTGGCGTGACCCTCTGGAGACGATCCGGCTCCAGGCCGAGGGCACCTTCGAGTACCAGTCGCTGTTGTTCCTCCCGGCCCACGCCCCGCACGACCTGTTCACCCGGGACTTCCGGCGCGGTCTCCAGCTCTACGTCCGACGCGTGCTGATCATGGACGACTGCGAGGCGCTGCTGCCGCCGTACCTGCGCTTCGTCAAGGGCGTCGTCGACGCGCAGGACCTGTCGCTCAACGTCTCCCGGGAGATCCTCCAGCAGGACCGCCATATCAGGATGATCCAGCGACGGCTGACCAAGAAGGTCCTGTCGTCGGTCAAGGAGATGAAGGCCCGCGACCCCGAGAAGTACGCCACGTTCTGGCGTGAGTTCGGCGCCGTACTGAAGGAAGGACTGCTCGGCGCCCCGGACAACCGCGACGCCATCCTCGCGGTCGCGTCCTTCGTCAGCACCCATGAGGCAGATGAGCCGACGACGCTCCAGCAGTATGTGGAGCGGATGAAGGACGGCCAGGAGCACATCTACTACCTGACCGGCGAGTCCCGGCAGAGCATCGAGAACTCCCCGCACATGGAGGTGTTCAAGGCCCGAGGCGTCGAGGTCCTGCTGCTGACCGACCCCGTCGACGAGGTGTGGGTCGATGCCGTGGGCGAGTTCGAGGGCAAGCAACTGCGATCCGTCGCCAAGGGCGAGATCGACCTCGACGTCCAGGGCGGCGATCAGGAAGACAGTGCAGGGGATGAGCAGGACGAGAGCTACGCCGGCCTGCTGGAGTGGATGAAGGAGCAACTGGGGGAGGAGGTCAAGGACGTCCGGCTGTCGACCCGCCTGACCGTGTCACCGGCGTGTGTCGTCTCCGACGCCCATGACCTCACTCCGGCGCTGGAGAACATGTACCGGGCGATGGGCCAGGAGGTGCCGGTCACCAAGCGGATTCTCGAACTCAACCCCGCTCACGCGCTCGTCCGTGGCCTGCGCCAGGCCCACGCGGAGCAGGAGGACCGGGCAGAGCTCGCCGAGACCGCCCAACTCCTGCACGGGCTTGCCGTCCTCGCTGAAGGCGGACAGCCCAACGAGCCCGCCCGGTTCGTGAAGCTGGTGGCGGAACGGCTGGAGCGCACGCTCCGCTGA